Proteins from a single region of Parasedimentitalea psychrophila:
- a CDS encoding PhzF family phenazine biosynthesis protein, which yields MPHEIHEVSAQIVNGFVAPDAKGEATTSIGGNPAGVVLDADDLSEKDMLAIAGKIGLSETVFVSQSETEGFKLDFFTPNRRIAHCGHATIASFSYLSALGRVAEGETSKETVDGPRKIIIKDGAAYMEQLAPSYRNPEAWAAEAVSQDDVLNSLGLTLSDLATGSPPTLVNTGNSFVIIGVANAKTLRQIRPDFAAISRISESLDLIGYYVFTTDPKFTRKAATTRMFAPRYGIDEESATGTAAGPLACYLHDVLGVRNPQITIEQGHFMEPASPSLITVDLITKNGKITSLMAGGRGVAMKRLMIRY from the coding sequence ATGCCGCATGAAATTCATGAAGTCTCCGCGCAGATTGTGAATGGGTTTGTAGCACCCGATGCAAAAGGCGAGGCAACTACAAGCATCGGCGGTAACCCCGCCGGTGTTGTTCTGGACGCCGACGACCTCAGCGAAAAAGATATGCTGGCGATTGCCGGAAAAATCGGGCTCTCCGAAACGGTCTTTGTTTCGCAGTCCGAGACCGAAGGCTTTAAGTTGGATTTCTTCACGCCAAACCGCCGAATTGCCCATTGCGGCCACGCCACAATTGCCAGTTTCTCTTATCTCTCGGCGCTGGGTCGGGTGGCCGAGGGCGAGACATCGAAGGAAACCGTGGATGGCCCCAGGAAAATCATCATCAAGGACGGTGCCGCATATATGGAGCAACTGGCCCCCAGCTATCGCAACCCTGAGGCTTGGGCCGCTGAAGCTGTTTCCCAGGACGATGTGCTCAACTCACTGGGCCTGACACTGTCAGACCTCGCCACAGGGAGCCCGCCGACCCTGGTCAATACTGGCAATAGTTTTGTCATTATCGGTGTTGCAAATGCCAAGACGCTGCGCCAGATCCGGCCCGATTTCGCGGCGATAAGCCGGATCAGCGAGAGCCTGGATCTAATCGGTTATTATGTGTTCACCACGGATCCAAAGTTCACCCGCAAGGCTGCAACAACCCGCATGTTCGCGCCGCGCTATGGCATTGACGAAGAATCGGCCACCGGCACGGCGGCTGGACCGCTGGCTTGTTATTTGCATGATGTGCTTGGCGTACGGAATCCGCAGATCACCATTGAACAAGGCCATTTCATGGAACCGGCATCACCGAGCCTCATCACCGTTGATCTGATCACCAAAAACGGCAAGATCACCAGCCTGATGGCCGGTGGCCGAGGCGTTGCGATGAAACGTCTCATGATCCGATATTGA
- a CDS encoding pyridoxamine 5'-phosphate oxidase family protein has protein sequence MALAFADIAFTPSVRAEQDRRGSAKTYGKFLSDERWGGDRIGPEEAAFLTDRDGFFQASTSETGWPYVQFRGGTPGFVKILDDKTIAYADYRGNRQYISTGNLAHSNRISIIAMDYPNQRRLKLWGEVEFIDPEEDPDLLAQLHSGKEIVERIVKITVSAFDWNCPRHIPRRFTLEELEPELSTLRDRLAELEAENAQLKRQH, from the coding sequence ATGGCACTCGCCTTTGCAGATATCGCATTTACCCCCTCCGTTCGGGCCGAACAGGACCGGCGCGGGTCCGCCAAGACCTATGGCAAATTCCTGTCGGATGAACGCTGGGGCGGCGACCGGATCGGCCCAGAAGAGGCCGCGTTCCTGACCGATCGTGACGGCTTCTTTCAGGCCAGCACATCGGAAACCGGCTGGCCCTATGTGCAGTTTCGAGGTGGCACGCCGGGTTTTGTCAAAATTCTGGACGACAAAACCATCGCCTATGCCGATTACCGCGGCAATCGCCAGTATATCAGCACCGGCAATCTGGCCCATTCCAACCGCATCTCGATCATCGCGATGGACTACCCCAACCAGCGGCGATTGAAGCTGTGGGGCGAGGTCGAGTTTATCGACCCCGAGGAAGACCCAGACCTGCTGGCCCAGTTGCACAGCGGCAAGGAAATTGTCGAACGCATCGTCAAGATCACCGTCTCGGCCTTTGACTGGAACTGCCCGCGCCACATCCCGCGCCGCTTCACCCTGGAAGAGCTGGAACCCGAACTCTCAACCCTGCGCGACCGTCTGGCCGAGCTGGAAGCCGAAAACGCCCAACTGAAGCGCCAGCACTGA
- a CDS encoding MFS transporter: MTILAFLRDNARWLSAGMLLTFLSSFGQTYFISIFAGEIREVFQISHGQWGGIYAVGTTASAAVMVWAGGLTDHFRVRSLGAVILVMLAGACLFMALNPVWWLLPLVIFCLRFTGQGMASLIALVAMSRWFTATRGKALSVATLGFAAGQAVLPLVFVALMAIYDWRLLWGGAAILAVCGVPILLMLLRKERTPQSMTQSDQSLGMQALHWTRNQTFRHPLFWFMVPALLGPSAFGTAFFFHQVHFAAIKQMTHVELVAMFPFYIMVGIIAMVLSGWALDRIGTHRLIPWYQLPMVAAFITFAYADSYSTMLLGFFFLALTSGANSTLPNAFWAEFFGTRHLGSIKAMAAAVMVLGSAIGPGITGLGIDLGVGIETQYLWVAIYFVFATIMMMVGVAQYRLVLK, translated from the coding sequence ATGACTATTCTTGCCTTTCTTCGTGACAACGCGCGCTGGCTCAGCGCCGGGATGCTGCTGACCTTTCTCAGCAGCTTCGGGCAGACGTATTTCATTTCGATCTTCGCTGGAGAAATTCGCGAAGTGTTTCAGATCTCACATGGTCAGTGGGGCGGCATCTATGCTGTTGGCACCACCGCATCAGCCGCTGTCATGGTTTGGGCAGGGGGGCTGACCGATCATTTTCGCGTGCGCTCTCTTGGGGCAGTCATCCTCGTGATGCTGGCGGGCGCATGCCTTTTCATGGCACTCAATCCGGTGTGGTGGCTCTTGCCTCTGGTCATCTTCTGCCTGCGGTTCACCGGTCAAGGCATGGCCAGTCTTATTGCCCTGGTCGCTATGTCGCGGTGGTTCACTGCGACGCGTGGCAAGGCCTTGTCTGTCGCTACGCTTGGCTTCGCTGCGGGCCAAGCTGTGCTGCCACTGGTTTTTGTCGCTCTCATGGCGATCTATGATTGGCGTCTGCTTTGGGGCGGTGCTGCGATCCTCGCGGTGTGCGGAGTCCCCATTTTGCTGATGCTTTTGCGCAAAGAACGAACGCCACAATCTATGACGCAGTCTGATCAGTCGCTGGGCATGCAAGCCTTGCACTGGACCCGCAACCAGACGTTTCGCCACCCTCTTTTTTGGTTCATGGTGCCCGCCCTGTTGGGGCCGTCGGCATTCGGAACCGCATTTTTCTTCCACCAGGTACATTTCGCGGCCATCAAACAGATGACCCATGTTGAATTGGTGGCAATGTTCCCCTTCTACATCATGGTCGGCATCATTGCGATGGTTCTGTCAGGCTGGGCATTAGACAGGATCGGCACGCACCGGCTGATCCCTTGGTATCAACTGCCCATGGTGGCGGCCTTCATCACCTTTGCATATGCTGATAGCTACTCGACCATGCTGCTTGGTTTTTTCTTTCTGGCGCTGACCTCTGGGGCCAACTCTACCCTGCCCAATGCCTTTTGGGCTGAGTTCTTCGGCACACGGCATCTTGGCTCGATTAAGGCGATGGCGGCGGCGGTCATGGTGCTGGGCTCAGCCATCGGGCCCGGTATCACGGGGCTGGGCATTGACCTTGGGGTAGGGATTGAAACCCAGTATCTCTGGGTCGCGATCTATTTCGTATTTGCCACAATCATGATGATGGTCGGTGTCGCGCAGTATCGTTTGGTTTTAAAATAA
- a CDS encoding cysteine hydrolase, which produces MTRLLPSLHSTLSPLVLAAAIGLGGLAKADDGLPHPGFEITAGNTALLVTDPQNDFLHPDGVAWGVVGKNVIENGTVEHIEELFATAQQTGMPVFVSPHYYYPHDHGWKFEGTLEKLMHTIGMFDRKGALDTAEFEGSGADWLARYKPYINDGHTVVTSPHKVFGPETNDLVLQMRKQGIDKVIIAGMSANLCTESHMRELQEQGFEVMVVSDATAAAQLPGLDGYAAAMVNFRMIASDVADTETVTAAMLAAVN; this is translated from the coding sequence ATGACACGTCTGCTTCCGTCGCTTCACTCCACCCTCTCCCCCCTTGTTCTTGCCGCAGCCATCGGTCTGGGTGGACTGGCCAAGGCCGACGACGGCCTGCCGCATCCGGGCTTTGAGATCACCGCCGGAAATACCGCACTGCTGGTCACCGACCCGCAGAATGATTTCCTGCATCCCGACGGCGTTGCCTGGGGCGTTGTTGGTAAAAACGTCATCGAAAACGGCACCGTCGAGCACATTGAAGAACTGTTCGCCACCGCCCAGCAAACCGGCATGCCGGTGTTTGTTTCGCCGCATTACTATTACCCCCACGACCACGGTTGGAAGTTCGAGGGAACGCTGGAAAAGCTGATGCATACGATTGGCATGTTTGACCGCAAAGGCGCGCTGGATACGGCAGAATTTGAAGGCTCGGGTGCCGACTGGCTGGCGCGCTACAAACCCTACATCAACGATGGCCACACTGTTGTCACCAGCCCGCACAAAGTGTTCGGCCCGGAAACCAACGATCTGGTCCTGCAGATGCGCAAACAGGGCATCGACAAGGTGATCATCGCCGGAATGTCGGCAAATCTGTGTACCGAATCCCACATGCGGGAACTGCAGGAGCAAGGGTTTGAGGTGATGGTGGTCAGCGACGCCACTGCTGCCGCTCAACTGCCCGGCCTGGATGGCTACGCCGCAGCAATGGTCAACTTCCGCATGATCGCCAGTGATGTGGCTGACACCGAAACCGTGACCGCCGCCATGCTGGCCGCCGTCAACTGA
- a CDS encoding nuclear transport factor 2 family protein, translated as MTRPPLPPFDDASARQKVRMAENAWNSRDPDTVTQAYTETSQWRNRSEFLTGHAEIHAFLTRKWASEAEYRLIKELWATAANRIAVRFAYESCDHEGNWTRSYGNENWEFAADGRMSRRIASINDLKITADERLFHWPQGIRPDDHPGLSDLGL; from the coding sequence ATGACCCGCCCACCGCTGCCGCCCTTTGATGACGCCTCTGCCCGCCAAAAAGTGCGCATGGCCGAAAACGCCTGGAACAGTCGCGACCCTGACACGGTGACACAGGCCTATACCGAGACCAGCCAATGGCGCAATCGGAGTGAGTTCCTGACCGGCCATGCCGAAATCCACGCCTTTCTGACCCGCAAATGGGCGTCTGAGGCCGAGTATCGCCTGATCAAAGAGCTTTGGGCCACGGCCGCAAACCGCATCGCCGTGCGTTTTGCCTATGAAAGCTGCGACCACGAGGGAAATTGGACCCGATCCTACGGCAATGAAAATTGGGAGTTTGCCGCTGATGGCCGCATGTCCCGCCGCATTGCCAGCATCAATGATCTGAAAATCACCGCAGATGAGCGCTTGTTTCACTGGCCACAAGGGATCCGCCCCGACGACCACCCCGGCCTCAGTGATCTTGGACTTTAA
- a CDS encoding TetR/AcrR family transcriptional regulator has product MRPNKRDEIVRKALDVFYHHGFHATGMDLLVKETGISKTSMYRHFRTKEDIILATLRLRDENFRNWLYRRVAAMADTPKEQLLAVFDALEEWFAKPEFRGCMFIKASAEFQESDHPIHTQSAEHKRLLGDHFLKIARSVIARDPEELTRQLMILKEGAIIMAVMGHSDHPARDAKSAAETLIAAHSG; this is encoded by the coding sequence ATGCGCCCTAACAAACGGGACGAGATCGTACGCAAAGCGTTAGATGTGTTTTACCACCACGGATTTCACGCCACTGGTATGGACCTGCTGGTCAAAGAAACCGGCATTTCCAAGACCTCGATGTATAGGCATTTCCGCACCAAGGAAGACATCATCCTGGCCACTCTGCGACTGCGCGACGAGAATTTCCGAAACTGGCTCTACCGCCGGGTCGCAGCCATGGCCGATACTCCCAAGGAGCAGCTTCTGGCGGTGTTTGATGCGCTGGAGGAGTGGTTTGCCAAGCCCGAGTTTCGGGGCTGCATGTTCATCAAGGCCAGCGCCGAGTTCCAGGAATCCGACCATCCGATCCACACTCAGTCAGCCGAGCACAAACGCCTGCTGGGCGATCATTTTCTGAAAATCGCCCGATCTGTCATCGCGCGCGACCCCGAGGAACTGACCCGGCAACTGATGATCCTGAAAGAAGGCGCCATCATCATGGCGGTCATGGGCCACAGCGATCATCCAGCCCGGGATGCCAAGTCTGCGGCTGAGACGTTGATTGCAGCCCACTCCGGTTAG
- a CDS encoding alpha/beta fold hydrolase — translation MKPSILKLAAPALVAAALALPTASIAANPATTGTQFKSAEIDGLNIAYREAGDPSKPTVLLLHGFPTSSHMFRNLIPELAENYHVIAPDYPGFGASDMPDAAEYEYSFANTAALMTGLLDHKGVDKYAVYLMDYGAPVGYRMFAQNPERVSGFIIQNGNAYEEGLREFWDPIKAYWADPSVANGDALRGFLKLDATKWQFTHGVQDPTSISPDNFWHVQYLLDRPGNQEVQLEMFLDYGTNVGEYPKWQALFREHQPPALLMWGGNDVIFPEEGAHPYKQDLNDLEFHILNTGHFALEEYGDEIAAEMKEFLGRVAE, via the coding sequence ATGAAACCCTCAATACTGAAACTTGCAGCCCCGGCCCTTGTCGCCGCAGCACTCGCCCTGCCCACCGCGTCAATTGCGGCAAACCCTGCGACCACAGGCACTCAGTTCAAGTCAGCCGAAATCGACGGGTTGAACATCGCCTACCGCGAGGCGGGTGACCCCTCTAAGCCAACCGTTCTGCTGCTGCACGGCTTTCCCACCTCGTCGCATATGTTCCGCAACCTGATCCCGGAACTGGCCGAAAACTACCATGTGATCGCGCCGGATTACCCTGGCTTTGGCGCCTCGGACATGCCCGACGCCGCCGAGTATGAGTATTCTTTTGCCAATACCGCCGCATTGATGACCGGGTTGTTGGATCACAAAGGCGTCGACAAATACGCCGTCTACCTGATGGATTATGGCGCACCGGTTGGCTATCGCATGTTTGCACAAAACCCCGAGCGCGTCAGCGGTTTCATCATCCAGAACGGCAACGCCTACGAGGAAGGTTTGCGCGAATTCTGGGACCCGATCAAAGCTTACTGGGCCGACCCGTCGGTGGCAAACGGCGATGCATTGCGGGGCTTTCTAAAGCTGGACGCCACCAAATGGCAGTTCACCCACGGGGTACAAGATCCGACCTCGATCAGCCCCGACAATTTCTGGCATGTGCAATACCTGCTGGATCGCCCGGGCAACCAAGAGGTGCAGCTGGAGATGTTCCTGGACTACGGTACCAACGTCGGTGAATACCCCAAATGGCAGGCGCTGTTTCGCGAGCACCAACCCCCAGCTCTGCTGATGTGGGGCGGCAATGACGTGATCTTCCCCGAGGAAGGTGCCCACCCCTACAAACAGGACCTCAACGATCTTGAATTCCACATCCTCAACACTGGGCACTTTGCGCTGGAAGAATACGGCGATGAGATCGCAGCCGAAATGAAAGAGTTCCTTGGCCGCGTCGCCGAGTAA
- a CDS encoding carboxymuconolactone decarboxylase family protein — protein MITKAEAAAFVAAGFSEKQILDVVLAVAVKTLRNISNHIFHNDLDEAVAPYRVAVKLAPVVALANE, from the coding sequence ATGATCACCAAAGCCGAGGCCGCCGCCTTTGTCGCGGCTGGTTTCAGCGAGAAGCAGATCCTGGATGTGGTCTTGGCGGTCGCAGTAAAGACCCTGAGAAATATCTCGAACCACATCTTCCACAATGACCTGGACGAGGCGGTTGCGCCTTACCGGGTCGCAGTTAAATTGGCACCAGTCGTCGCGCTCGCCAACGAATAA